From the genome of Malus sylvestris chromosome 6, drMalSylv7.2, whole genome shotgun sequence, one region includes:
- the LOC126625953 gene encoding uncharacterized protein LOC126625953: MEQFRHIGEVLGSMKALMMLRDEILINQCQCCLLHDVFTLAFDTIGEEIQLNLKLEEKKTKWKALEQPLRELHRVFKEGELYMRHCMDVKNWWGKTILLHQNKDCVEFHIHNLFCHYAAVIEAIENAGEIAGLDQEEMHKKRVLLTRKYDREWNDPKLFQWRFGKQYLVPKLICNRLESAWREDRWRLVEALKVKKISGSFGSTRNEQQLGDLLLKKLSGSETLNGKLFPSSILLGSADYHVRRRLGGGTQYKEIQWLGQNFAMRHFFGDIEPLNSEISTLLTLSHPNVLQYLSGFYDEEKKECFLVMELMNKDLRCYMKENCGARRQVLFSLPVVVDIMLQIARGMEYLHSRKIYHGELNPLNVFLKARSCTEGYFHVKVSGFGLSCVRKPTYRKSQQQNEINPLIWCAPEVLAEQEQPGNKGRSKYTEKADVYSFAMLCFELLTGKVPFEDSHLQGDKMSNTIRAGGRPLFPYPSPKYLVNLTKRCWHSDPSQRLSFSSICRVLRYIKKFLTLNPDDDQPILQSPPTDYCEIESWFLKNSSAAGYADLSSISQLPFQMFSYRLGEKEKTSPGIMRIRSLDSISDTTSANFKQESPNGNVDTMSIAEDPFVPLSETRSVCFDVRSSYDLRSVCSEAPMKRTLTAKKRQEAMARKASGYTRTSKTPTTPRLSTPRLPSPRFPSPKLPPPKLASPKLPPAKLSVPAKPCLRGMKTNQSPPLPSPMSTKSSASGSRHRTGGHVSDSEIH; encoded by the exons ATGGAACAATTCCGGCATATTGGAGAGGTTTTGGGAAGTATGAAGGCTCTGATGATGTTGAGAGATGAGATTCTGATCAATCAATGCCAGTGCTGTTTGTTGCATGATGTGTTCACGTTGGCGTTTGACACGATCGGAGAGGAGATCCAGTTGAACCTAAAACTCGAAGAGAAGAAGACGAAATGGAAAGCCCTCGAGCAGCCTCTGAGGGAGCTGCACAGGGTTTTCAAGGAAGGGGAGCTTTATATGCGGCATTGCATGGATGTGAAAAACTGGTGGGGCAAAACAATCCTCCTCCATCAGAACAAGGACTGCGTCGAATTTCACATCCACAACTTGTTCTGCCACTATGCAGCCGTGATTGAGGCGATTGAGAATGCTGGAGAGATTGCGGGGCTCGATCAGGAGGAGATGCACAAGAAGAGGGTTCTGCTCACGAGGAAGTATGACAGGGAGTGGAATGACCCCAAACTTTTCCAATGGAGATTTGGGAAGCAGTATTTGGTCCCGAAGTTGATTTGCAACAGGTTGGAGAGTGCTTGGAGGGAAGATAGATGGCGGCTTGTTGAAGCTCTTAAGGTGAAAAAGATTTCAGGATCCTTTGGTTCAACGAGGAATGAGCAGCAGCTTGGAGACTTGCTGCTCAAGAAACTGAGTGGGTCGGAAACCTTAAATGGGAAGCTCTTTCCGAGCTCAATCTTATTGGGATCAGCGGATTACCATGTTAGGCGGCGGTTAGGAGGGGGAACGCAGTACAAGGAGATCCAGTGGTTGGGCCAGAACTTTGCCATGAGACACTTCTTTGGGGATATTGAACCTTTGAATTCGGAGATTTCAACTCTTCTCACACTTTCCCACCCCAATGTGCTGCAGTACCTTTCCGGGTTTTATGACGAGGAAAAGAAGGAATGCTTTCTTGTTATGGAGTTGATGAACAAGGATCTGCGCTGCTACATGAAGGAAAACTGTGGCGCAAGAAGGCAGGTTTTGTTTTCACTCCCGGTAGTGGTTGATATCATGCTTCAGATTGCAAGAGGCATGGAATATCTCCACTCTAGGAAGATCTACCATGGGGAGTTGAACCCTTTGAATGTCTTTCTTAAGGCAAGGAGCTGCACAGAAGGCTATTTTCATGTAAAAGTCTCAGGTTTTGGTTTATCATGCGTGCGCAAACCTACTTATCGAAAATCACAGCAGCAGAACGAAATCAACCCTTTGATTTGGTGTGCCCCGGAAGTCCTAGCTGAGCAAGAGCAACCAGGAAACAAAGGTCGTTCCAAATACACGGAGAAAGCAGACGTATACAGCTTCGCGATGCTTTGCTTTGAGCTCTTGACTGGGAAAGTTCCTTTCGAAGATTCACATCTTCAAGGGGACAAGATGAGTAACACTATAAGAGCAGGAGGGAGGCCTCTCTTCCCATACCCTTCACCAAAATACCTTGTCAATTTAACCAAGAGATGCTGGCACAGTGACCCGTCTCAGCGCCTGAGCTTCTCATCCATCTGTCGCGTTTTGCGCTACATAAAGAAGTTCCTTACTCTGAACCCCGACGATGATCAGCCTATACTGCAATCCCCTCCTACGGATTACTGCGAGATAGAGTCATGGTTCCTGAAGAATAGTTCAGCTGCCGGGTACGCTGATTTATCCTCAATATCGCAACTTCCATTCCAAATGTTCTCTTACCGGCTTGGGGAGAAGGAGAAGACTAGCCCTGGCATCATGAGAATCAGGAGTCTGGATTCCATAAGTGATACAACATCCGCAAATTTCAAGCAAGAATCTCCGAATGGCAACGTTGACACTATGTCCATTGCAGAAGATCCATTCGTACCACTAAGCGAAACAAGGTCCGTCTGTTTTGATGTGAGGTCCTCTTATGATCTAAGGTCAGTTTGTTCAGAGGCTCCAATGAAGAGAACTCTCACTGCGAAGAAACGTCAAGAGGCGATGGCTAGAAAAGCCTCAG GTTACACACGGACATCAAAAACACCAACAACACCAAGACTCTCAACGCCAAGGCTTCCGTCGCCAAGATTTCCATCCCCAAAACTTCCGCCACCAAAACTCGCTTCACCGAAACTTCCACCAGCAAAGCTTTCGGTTCCAGCAAAACCATGTCTACGCGGTATGAAGACAAACCAAAGCCCTCCACTGCCGAGTCCTATGAGCACAAAGAGTAGTGCGAGCGGAAGCAGGCACAGAACGGGCGGACACGTCTCGGATTCGGAGATACATTAG